The DNA segment TTATGATTGCTGAAGAAATCTGCGATTCAAAGCTTACTTTGGCAGAGCTTGTGGCGCCTGTTGTGCTTTATCCGCAGTATATGCAAAATGTTCGGGTTAAAGATAAAGCGGCAGTGCTTTCAGATACAGTTGTTTTGCAGAGCCTGAAAGAGGTTGAAAAATTAATTGACGGAAAAGGCCGTGCATTGCTTCGCCAGAGTGGTACAGAACCGGTCATTCGTGTAATGATTGAAAGCGAAACTGATGAAAAGTGTGTAGAATATGCAGAAAAAATCGTAAATACCATTATCGAAAGGGGACATGGTGTTGAATAAGCTTACAGAAACCAAAGATTTATTTGAATGTGTAACGCCGTATCTTACGGAATTATTCGGTATGCATAAATACCCTTGGGAGATGTTGCCCGAAATAAAGGCATATATAAACAAATTGCTTCAAAACGGGCTGGAAGGCTTTGAAGAAATTTCAGAAGGGGTATTTGTAGGTGAAAATGTTAAAATCTACCCTACAGCTGTAATCGAAGCACCTGCAATTATCGGTGCAGGTACAGAAATCCGTCCCGGTGCGTTTATACGAGGAAATGTGATTACGGGCAGAAACTGTGTGATCGGCAACTCTACCGAGATGAAAAATTGCATTTTGCTGGATGGTGTTCAGGTACCGCATTATAATTATGTTGGAGATTCCATTTTGGGAAACCGCGCGCATATGGGAGCCGGCTCTATTTGTTCAAATTTAAAATCGGACGGAAAACCTGTGGTTATCCATGCGGATCAGGATTATGAGACGGGTATCCGTAAAATTGGCGGTATTTTAGCAGATGGCGCAGATGTGGGCTGCGGATGTGTTGTAAATCCGGGAACGATTATCGGAAAAAACACAAGAGTATATCCGTTGACCGCTTTAAGAGGAGTGATTCCTGCTGATTGTATTGTTAAAACAGCGAATAATATAGTGAAAAAAGTATGAAAGGTGATGCATAATGAATTTTTTGACAGTTGAAAGCTACCAAGAACTTAGCGAAAAAGCGGCACGCATGATTGCGGAGCAGGTGATTTTAAACCCTCAGAGTATTTTGGGTCTTGCAACAGGCTCCAGTCCTGTCGGAACATATAATTGTCTGGCAGATATGCACAAAAACGGAGAATTGGATTTTTCACGCGTGACCTCGGTAAACTTAGATGAATATGTGGGGCTTTCCGGCGAAAATCCGCAGAGCTACCGGTATTTTATGAATGAAAATCTGTTTTCAAAGGTTAATATTGGTATGGAGAATACCTATGTGCCAAATGGCTGCGCAGAAGACCTTTTGAAGGAAGGCACAGCATATGATGATTTGATTGCAAAGCTTGGCGGCATTGATTTACAGCTTCTCGGGATAGGGCTTGACGGACATATTGGTTTTAATGAGCCGGATGATGTTTTTACAAAAGAAACGCATGTCGTAAACTTAGACCCTTCAACTATTGAAGCAAATGCAAG comes from the Clostridia bacterium genome and includes:
- a CDS encoding UDP-N-acetylglucosamine pyrophosphorylase, with amino-acid sequence MVLNKLTETKDLFECVTPYLTELFGMHKYPWEMLPEIKAYINKLLQNGLEGFEEISEGVFVGENVKIYPTAVIEAPAIIGAGTEIRPGAFIRGNVITGRNCVIGNSTEMKNCILLDGVQVPHYNYVGDSILGNRAHMGAGSICSNLKSDGKPVVIHADQDYETGIRKIGGILADGADVGCGCVVNPGTIIGKNTRVYPLTALRGVIPADCIVKTANNIVKKV
- the nagB gene encoding glucosamine-6-phosphate deaminase, with the translated sequence MNFLTVESYQELSEKAARMIAEQVILNPQSILGLATGSSPVGTYNCLADMHKNGELDFSRVTSVNLDEYVGLSGENPQSYRYFMNENLFSKVNIGMENTYVPNGCAEDLLKEGTAYDDLIAKLGGIDLQLLGIGLDGHIGFNEPDDVFTKETHVVNLDPSTIEANARFFASVDEVPKKAITMGMGSIMQAKKILLIASGENKKEILHKAFYGPITPKVPASVLQLHPDVTVIYSVNN